From the genome of Pantoea alfalfae, one region includes:
- the mreC gene encoding rod shape-determining protein MreC, producing MKPIFSRGPSLQLRLFLAVIVAIAIIVADSRVSSFTQIRNYLDTSVSPFYFLANGPRQLLDGVSESLASRQQLEQENKALRRELFLKNSNLLMLGQYKQENARLRELLGSPLRQDEQKMVTQVISTGTDPYTDQVVIDKGSVNGVYEGQPVISDKGVVGQVIAVGQLTSRVLLICDASHALPIQVLRNDIRVIAAGNGCTEDLQLEHLPGNTDIRVGDVLVTSGIGGRFPEGYPVGVVSSVKVDTQRAYTVIQAHPTAGLQRLRYLLLLWGADRNGDMPLPQDEVHRVANERLMQMMPQVLPPAGEMGPPAPAAQMGPPAPSTGSSGSSGQNNSSRSRGGQP from the coding sequence ATGAAGCCGATTTTTAGCAGGGGACCTTCCCTGCAGTTGCGTCTTTTCCTGGCGGTCATCGTGGCAATTGCCATTATTGTTGCCGACAGCCGTGTGAGCTCTTTCACCCAAATACGCAACTATCTGGATACGTCGGTCAGTCCGTTTTACTTCCTGGCTAATGGGCCACGTCAGCTGCTGGATGGCGTGTCAGAGTCGCTGGCGTCGCGTCAGCAGCTGGAGCAGGAAAACAAAGCGTTACGTCGTGAGCTCTTCCTGAAAAACAGTAACCTGCTAATGCTGGGGCAATATAAGCAGGAAAACGCACGCCTGCGTGAACTGCTGGGTTCACCGCTGCGTCAGGATGAGCAAAAGATGGTGACGCAGGTAATCTCTACCGGCACCGATCCTTACACCGACCAGGTGGTGATCGACAAAGGCAGCGTTAACGGTGTCTATGAAGGTCAACCGGTCATCAGTGATAAAGGCGTGGTCGGTCAGGTTATCGCCGTCGGACAGCTCACCAGCCGTGTTCTGCTGATCTGCGATGCGTCACATGCGCTGCCTATTCAGGTGTTGCGTAATGACATTCGTGTGATTGCCGCGGGTAACGGCTGTACTGAAGATCTCCAGCTTGAGCATCTGCCGGGTAATACGGACATTCGGGTCGGCGATGTGCTGGTGACGTCAGGTATCGGTGGTCGTTTCCCTGAGGGGTATCCGGTGGGCGTGGTCTCCTCAGTGAAAGTGGATACGCAGCGCGCTTATACGGTGATTCAGGCGCATCCGACCGCGGGTCTGCAGCGTCTGCGTTATCTGCTGCTGCTGTGGGGCGCGGATCGTAATGGCGATATGCCGCTGCCGCAGGATGAAGTTCATCGCGTTGCGAATGAGCGTCTGATGCAGATGATGCCGCAGGTCTTACCGCCTGCGGGTGAAATGGGCCCGCCTGCGCCTGCCGCACAGATGGGGCCGCCTGCTCCATCAACAGGCAGCAGTGGCAGTAGCGGACAGAACAACTCCTCGCGTTCACGCGGGGGGCAGCCTTGA